From Pantoea vagans:
CGAAAACTTCCATGAGTTACACACTGTTCGCCTGCGTAACGGTGTTGTCACGCCAACCGGAGATGTTAAATGACTGCAATCCTGCCGAATCCTTTTATTGAGCAGCGCGCCGATCCCTTTATCCTGCGCCATGAACAGCACTACTATTTTGTGGCCTCGGTGCCGGAATATGACCGGCTGGAGATCCGGCGCGCTACCACGCTGGCTGGCCTGCGCAGCGCCGAACCAGTTGTGGTCTGGCGCAAGCCCGCGAGTGGTTCCTGCAGCGAATTAATCTGGGCACCTGAGCTGCACTACATTGACGGTCAATGGGTCATCTATTTCGCGGCAGCCCCGACGCGGGAGATCAAAGAAGGACTGTTTCAGCACCGGATGTATGCGCTGGTATGCGAAGCCGCAGATCCGTTGCAGGGCGAATGGCAGCCCTGCCGCCGCGTCTTCAGTCAGTTCGACAGCTTCTCACTGGATGCTACCCACTTCGTGCATCAGGGCAAAAACTGGTATCTCTGGGCGCAGAAAGATCCCCTGATTCCCGGCAACTCTAACCTCTACCTGGCTGAGCTGCTGAATCCCTGGACGCTGAAAGGCACGCCGGTGATGCTAAGCCGGCCGGAATATGAGTGGGAATGTGCAGGGTTCAGTGTTAATGAAGGTCCGGCGGTCATCCGTCACGGCGATCGGCTGTTTGTGACCTACTCCGCCAGCGCCACCGATGAGAATTACTGTCTGGGGCTCCTGTCGATTGCCGCAGATGCCAACCCGCTTGATGTCGCGGCCTGGCAGAAATCAGCGCGACCAGTTTTTGTGTCCAGCTGGGACAACCACCAGTACGGGCCGGGTCACAATAGCTTTACTCAGGATGAGGCAGGACGCGACGTGCTGGTTTACCATGCGCGTAATTACACTGAAATTGAGGGCGATCCACTCTGGGATCCGAACCGCCATACCCGACTGAAATATTTCAGCTGGCGGGAAGATGGCACGCCCGATTTCGGCGTGCCACCTGCTGATTACACCAGCGTGCCGTAAATCGTCAGCAACGCGACGGCAACAACCAGCACCAGCGAAGTCCGTTTCGCTAACGCCACGGCCACCCGTGGCGTTTCAACTTTATCGGTGTGCGGATCGCGCGACAGTGAGAACTGCGCCAGCATCGTCAGCACGTGATACTGAGAACGGTGACGATCGGTCAGCGAGGCAAACCAGGCGGGCAGCGCTTTTTCGCCGTGGCCCAGCAGCGCGTAAGCGACACCCGCCAGCCGCACCGGGATCCAGTCGAGCAGATGCAAAATCGCATCCACGCCTGATTGCGCTCGCGCCATCGGTGTACCGTGCTTTGCCAGCCAGCCCTGCCAGGCGCGCAGAAACGCGTAACCCACCAGCAGCGCCGGTCCCCACGGGCCACCCACCACCAGCCAGAACATCGGGGCGAGATAAAAACGGAAGTTTATCCAGATCAGCGCATTCTGCAGCTCGCGCAGGAACTCACGTTCGCTGCACTCCACCGGCACACCATGGATTAGCGTCAGCTCAGCCGCCATCGCCTGATGTGCCGCGTCGTCGTCATGGCTGGCCGCTTTCAGGTAGCGATGGTAGTG
This genomic window contains:
- a CDS encoding family 43 glycosylhydrolase; the protein is MTAILPNPFIEQRADPFILRHEQHYYFVASVPEYDRLEIRRATTLAGLRSAEPVVVWRKPASGSCSELIWAPELHYIDGQWVIYFAAAPTREIKEGLFQHRMYALVCEAADPLQGEWQPCRRVFSQFDSFSLDATHFVHQGKNWYLWAQKDPLIPGNSNLYLAELLNPWTLKGTPVMLSRPEYEWECAGFSVNEGPAVIRHGDRLFVTYSASATDENYCLGLLSIAADANPLDVAAWQKSARPVFVSSWDNHQYGPGHNSFTQDEAGRDVLVYHARNYTEIEGDPLWDPNRHTRLKYFSWREDGTPDFGVPPADYTSVP
- the ampE gene encoding beta-lactamase regulator AmpE, giving the protein MTLFTLLLVLGWERLFKLGEHWQLEHRLEPIFRHRRHYSMMRTLLMTLLAMALTALVVWSLKGLLFGVLQLLFWIVAGLLCIGAGSVRQHYHRYLKAASHDDDAAHQAMAAELTLIHGVPVECSEREFLRELQNALIWINFRFYLAPMFWLVVGGPWGPALLVGYAFLRAWQGWLAKHGTPMARAQSGVDAILHLLDWIPVRLAGVAYALLGHGEKALPAWFASLTDRHRSQYHVLTMLAQFSLSRDPHTDKVETPRVAVALAKRTSLVLVVAVALLTIYGTLV